In a genomic window of Allomeiothermus silvanus DSM 9946:
- the hflX gene encoding GTPase HflX: protein MDKILGRTNGLKPSQLRQLANLYRRRIPAGRLLNAELARTLAHLSSETHKPIALLMDRQGHVLRVAVGDAKEMPMPQMAYVETRLSGYRLLHTHLGGGGLSRPDLTTLFLNRLDVLAALDVDVKNGLPGQLHIAQLSPPGALEEDWQVLPSKPYHDYLEWDLTGATAALEEELARRSRTYELQDGAGERAILVGVDQGEGVQAEVDLLELAELARTAGAVAVHKELVFRPTLDPRYAVGRGKLEELQSRAYHENAGTLIFGIDLTPAQAREIEAVTGLKVLDRTQLILDIFAQHARSPEAKAQVELAQLKYLLPRLVGKGKELSRLGGGIGTRGPGETKLEVDRRRLQERITLLSDKLREIAGRRQETRRARERSGLPVVAVVGYTNAGKTTLMQALAKNGDAGENKLFATLRPLTRRGFVPGVGEVLYTDTVGFIRHMPEELVEAFRSTLEELREADLLLHVLDASSEGALERHAVVEELLGRLEVEVPRVLVLAKADRAGGYDLEFIQERLGGISVSALSGAGLPQLKEQIAARLLSSGVRPAEWARANVWVS, encoded by the coding sequence GTGGATAAGATTCTTGGACGCACCAACGGACTTAAGCCCAGCCAGCTCAGACAACTTGCCAACCTCTACCGCCGCCGGATTCCGGCGGGGCGCTTGCTTAATGCCGAACTGGCGCGGACGCTGGCCCACCTATCCTCGGAGACCCATAAGCCTATCGCCTTGTTAATGGACCGCCAGGGACACGTACTGCGGGTAGCGGTAGGCGACGCCAAAGAGATGCCCATGCCACAGATGGCCTATGTGGAGACGCGCCTAAGCGGTTACCGGCTCCTGCATACTCATCTCGGCGGGGGTGGGTTGTCGCGCCCCGACCTCACCACCCTCTTTCTCAACCGCTTGGATGTGCTAGCGGCTTTGGATGTGGACGTGAAAAATGGTCTTCCGGGGCAGCTGCATATCGCCCAGCTTTCCCCCCCCGGCGCCCTCGAGGAGGACTGGCAGGTTCTCCCCTCTAAGCCTTACCACGACTACCTGGAGTGGGATCTGACCGGGGCTACGGCAGCGCTGGAGGAAGAGCTGGCCCGTCGTTCGCGCACTTACGAACTCCAGGATGGGGCTGGGGAACGGGCCATTCTGGTGGGGGTAGATCAGGGTGAAGGGGTGCAGGCCGAGGTGGACTTGTTAGAACTGGCCGAGTTAGCCCGCACTGCCGGAGCTGTTGCCGTCCACAAGGAATTGGTGTTCCGCCCAACCCTCGACCCCCGGTATGCGGTGGGTCGGGGCAAGCTCGAGGAGCTGCAAAGCCGGGCCTACCACGAAAATGCGGGAACCCTGATCTTTGGGATTGACCTCACCCCCGCCCAGGCCCGCGAGATCGAAGCGGTCACAGGCTTGAAGGTATTAGACCGTACCCAGCTCATCCTCGACATCTTCGCCCAGCACGCCCGCAGCCCCGAGGCTAAGGCCCAAGTCGAGCTAGCCCAGCTCAAGTATCTTTTACCGCGGCTGGTGGGCAAGGGCAAGGAGCTCTCCCGGCTGGGCGGCGGAATCGGGACGCGGGGGCCAGGGGAGACCAAGCTCGAGGTAGACCGCCGCCGCCTGCAAGAGCGCATCACCCTGCTCTCCGATAAACTGCGCGAGATTGCGGGCCGCCGCCAGGAGACCCGCCGCGCCCGCGAACGGTCTGGGCTTCCGGTGGTGGCGGTGGTCGGCTACACCAACGCCGGGAAGACTACTCTTATGCAGGCCTTGGCCAAGAACGGTGATGCGGGCGAAAACAAGCTCTTCGCCACCTTGCGCCCGCTGACCCGCCGGGGCTTTGTGCCCGGCGTCGGAGAGGTGCTCTACACCGACACCGTGGGCTTTATCCGTCACATGCCCGAAGAGTTAGTGGAAGCCTTCCGCTCTACGCTCGAGGAGTTGCGCGAGGCGGATTTGCTCTTGCATGTGCTGGATGCCTCGAGCGAGGGAGCCCTGGAGCGGCACGCGGTGGTAGAAGAGCTGCTGGGGAGGCTGGAGGTAGAAGTCCCCCGGGTGTTGGTTCTCGCTAAGGCCGATAGGGCTGGAGGATACGACCTCGAGTTCATCCAAGAGCGCCTGGGCGGAATTTCGGTTTCGGCGCTGAGCGGCGCGGGTTTGCCCCAACTCAAGGAGCAGATCGCCGCTCGGTTGCTCTCAAGCGGGGTGCGTCCGGCAGAGTGGGCCAGGGCCAATGTCTGGGTGTCTTGA
- a CDS encoding HAD family hydrolase, with product MRAVFFDMDDTLLEPRHPSPLLDFKNKWGLPIDQLVIEGIRKYPEAEQQNILKEFRAMELALSQSALLRSGIEELLAALRKNAVYTALITNNHRQSTAIVLAKHQLHFDLVLTREDGRPKPAPDLLLKALEHFALEKQQAIFVGDSWADQQAAQQAGIRAFFLATPTNTDLSPRFESPHSLLLGLQEAKLL from the coding sequence GTGCGCGCCGTTTTCTTCGATATGGATGACACCTTGCTCGAGCCCCGTCATCCCTCCCCACTCCTCGACTTTAAGAACAAGTGGGGGTTGCCGATAGACCAACTGGTCATCGAGGGGATACGCAAGTACCCCGAGGCCGAGCAGCAAAACATCCTCAAGGAGTTCAGGGCTATGGAGTTAGCCCTCTCACAATCGGCCTTGTTGCGCTCAGGAATCGAGGAGCTACTGGCGGCATTACGCAAAAACGCAGTGTATACCGCTCTCATCACCAACAATCACCGCCAAAGCACCGCAATCGTATTAGCCAAGCACCAACTTCACTTCGATCTGGTGCTCACCCGTGAGGATGGTAGACCCAAACCTGCGCCCGATCTGCTGCTCAAAGCGCTCGAGCACTTCGCCTTGGAAAAACAACAGGCGATTTTCGTGGGCGATTCCTGGGCCGACCAACAAGCCGCCCAGCAAGCCGGGATACGGGCTTTCTTCCTGGCGACCCCCACCAACACCGATCTCTCGCCCCGCTTCGAAAGTCCACATTCCCTACTGCTTGGCCTGCAAGAGGCTAAGCTATTGTAG
- a CDS encoding transposase yields MSLLSVKCKLIPNASTADKLSRTVDQFANACNYALRVARQENVWNKFALQKLVYRELRERFGLSANLAVRAIARVGKRKGHKAGGFKATSVDYDQRILSVNVKDEAVSLSTVDGRVRVPMRIAGYQRHLLRSAKSIQGGQLVS; encoded by the coding sequence ATGTCCCTCCTGTCCGTGAAATGCAAGCTGATACCCAATGCGAGTACAGCCGATAAGCTCTCTCGCACGGTGGACCAGTTTGCGAACGCCTGCAACTATGCCTTGCGGGTGGCGCGGCAAGAGAACGTCTGGAACAAGTTTGCCCTTCAGAAGCTTGTGTACCGCGAACTCCGCGAACGCTTCGGCCTCAGCGCCAACCTTGCGGTGCGGGCCATCGCCCGCGTGGGCAAGCGCAAAGGTCATAAGGCAGGCGGGTTCAAGGCCACCAGTGTGGACTACGACCAGCGCATCCTGTCGGTAAATGTCAAGGATGAGGCGGTTAGCCTTTCCACCGTGGACGGGCGGGTGAGGGTGCCCATGCGCATCGCCGGGTATCAGCGCCACCTGCTCCGGAGCGCCAAGAGCATCCAGGGCGGGCAGTTGGTCAGTTGA
- a CDS encoding YdcF family protein, with translation MIAVRILLLLLLMTLGWAQAPEYGHDPVSGTAPSWIVVLGAAQYNGHPSPILKGRLETALRLYRQHRAPGIIVTGGKQPGDRYSEGEVGCRYLKAQGVPPTALRCETESHSTWQNLNNIKDTVGKQNVIVVTDEPHLPRALYLAESLGIKAQGYPVRGTFSSSYYWRESVLGILARFGVVH, from the coding sequence GTGATTGCTGTACGTATCCTGCTGCTGCTGTTGCTGATGACCCTGGGGTGGGCTCAAGCCCCCGAATACGGGCATGATCCGGTATCTGGCACAGCTCCTAGCTGGATCGTAGTATTGGGGGCTGCCCAGTATAACGGCCACCCCAGCCCTATTCTCAAAGGGCGGCTCGAGACCGCCTTGCGGCTGTACCGCCAGCACCGCGCCCCCGGCATCATCGTGACCGGGGGCAAGCAGCCGGGGGATCGCTACAGCGAGGGCGAGGTGGGCTGCCGCTACCTCAAAGCACAGGGGGTTCCCCCCACCGCGTTGCGCTGCGAGACCGAAAGTCACAGCACTTGGCAGAACCTCAACAACATCAAAGACACCGTAGGTAAGCAAAACGTCATCGTGGTGACCGACGAACCCCACTTACCTCGAGCCCTCTACCTAGCCGAGAGTCTGGGGATCAAAGCCCAGGGTTACCCGGTGCGCGGCACCTTCAGCTCGAGCTATTACTGGCGCGAGAGCGTGCTGGGCATTTTGGCCCGCTTCGGTGTGGTGCACTAG
- a CDS encoding DivIVA domain-containing protein, translating to MPDKVDDSVETVIATLPGVQTQLTALDVRYQEFKRGMRGYVVADVREYLGRVADQLGMLLDQNEALRSRIRALEAELAEAKEGEAELRRAVVAAERIAREIRAQAERDAELIKKEAESAREVSLQEVVAEMKRVRVEIEQLKNERDLFVSQFRAMLEGYLSSLEKYRR from the coding sequence ATGCCGGATAAGGTGGACGACTCTGTTGAAACGGTGATCGCAACCCTGCCGGGGGTACAGACCCAGCTTACTGCGCTCGACGTGCGCTACCAGGAGTTTAAGCGGGGGATGCGCGGTTACGTGGTGGCGGATGTGCGTGAGTATTTGGGCCGGGTCGCCGACCAGCTGGGTATGCTGCTGGACCAAAACGAGGCTTTGCGTTCGCGTATTCGTGCCCTTGAGGCCGAACTCGCCGAGGCCAAGGAGGGTGAAGCCGAGCTTCGCCGAGCGGTGGTGGCTGCCGAGCGCATCGCCCGCGAGATCAGGGCTCAGGCTGAGCGAGATGCTGAGCTGATCAAGAAAGAGGCTGAATCTGCGCGCGAGGTTTCGCTGCAAGAAGTGGTGGCCGAGATGAAGCGGGTGCGCGTCGAGATCGAGCAGCTCAAAAACGAGCGCGACTTGTTCGTTTCGCAGTTCAGGGCGATGCTGGAGGGCTATTTGAGTTCGCTGGAGAAGTACCGACGCTGA
- a CDS encoding YggS family pyridoxal phosphate-dependent enzyme, whose protein sequence is MALPQVLERIQAAARRAGRDPGAIRLVAVTKGHPPQEIQDKVLRYGHFPLGESRVQEALPKMAAFPGLEWHLIGPLQRNKVKFCSGFRLIHSLDSLKLAEYMSKKAREMGHTFRVLVEVNLSLEPQKHGFLESQLTHALPRIREMEGLEVQGLMTIAPYTEKPQTVRPIFAQLSRLADRFDLPERSMGMSGDFEVAVEEGATLVRIGRALFE, encoded by the coding sequence ATGGCCTTACCCCAAGTCCTCGAGCGCATCCAGGCCGCAGCGCGCCGCGCTGGGCGCGACCCCGGAGCTATCCGGCTGGTCGCGGTGACCAAGGGACACCCCCCCCAGGAAATCCAAGATAAGGTGCTCCGATATGGGCATTTCCCACTGGGCGAGTCCCGCGTTCAGGAGGCCCTTCCCAAGATGGCGGCATTCCCCGGGCTCGAGTGGCACTTGATCGGCCCCTTACAACGCAACAAGGTCAAGTTCTGCTCGGGCTTTCGCCTCATCCACTCATTGGATTCCCTCAAACTGGCCGAGTACATGAGCAAGAAAGCCAGGGAGATGGGTCATACTTTCCGAGTGCTGGTGGAGGTAAACCTGAGCCTCGAGCCACAGAAACATGGTTTTTTGGAAAGCCAACTGACCCATGCCCTGCCGCGCATTCGGGAGATGGAAGGGCTCGAGGTGCAGGGGCTTATGACCATTGCCCCTTATACCGAAAAGCCCCAGACGGTGCGGCCCATCTTTGCTCAACTCTCCCGCTTGGCCGACCGCTTTGACCTGCCCGAACGTAGCATGGGTATGTCTGGCGACTTCGAGGTGGCAGTGGAGGAGGGGGCTACCTTGGTACGGATCGGCCGAGCTTTGTTCGAGTAG
- a CDS encoding purine-nucleoside phosphorylase — translation MDGLGIYEAIQQTIAFIRQQTDFVPEVGIVLGSGLGPLADEIETVASFSYADLPHFPRSTAPGHEGRLILGRLEGKNVLGYKGRVHYYEHYTAAEVVFPVRVGFYLGAKTFFLTSAAGGLNPNWQAGDLMLHLDYLNMAGANPLKGPNDERMGPRFPVMFDAYDPELNTLARKVARAQDLNLREGVYVWFAGPAFASRAELRMLRLLGADAIGMSMVPEVIALRHLGARVLGLSTITDMALPDSTHHATEQEVLEVAARTGATFRKFVRGILAAM, via the coding sequence ATGGATGGCCTGGGTATCTACGAAGCTATTCAGCAGACCATTGCGTTTATCCGCCAGCAGACCGACTTCGTGCCCGAGGTGGGCATTGTGCTAGGTTCGGGGCTGGGGCCGCTCGCAGACGAGATCGAGACCGTGGCCAGCTTTTCCTATGCTGACTTGCCTCACTTTCCTCGTTCGACTGCCCCCGGTCACGAGGGCAGGCTGATTTTGGGAAGGCTCGAGGGCAAAAACGTGCTGGGCTATAAGGGCCGGGTGCACTACTACGAGCACTATACCGCCGCCGAGGTGGTTTTCCCGGTGCGGGTCGGCTTCTACCTGGGAGCTAAGACCTTCTTCCTAACCTCCGCCGCAGGTGGTCTCAACCCCAACTGGCAGGCCGGGGACCTGATGCTCCATCTCGATTACCTCAACATGGCCGGAGCCAACCCGCTCAAAGGCCCTAACGACGAGAGAATGGGGCCGCGTTTCCCGGTGATGTTCGACGCTTACGACCCCGAACTCAATACTTTAGCCCGCAAGGTGGCCCGCGCCCAGGACCTCAACCTGCGCGAAGGGGTCTACGTCTGGTTTGCCGGTCCTGCCTTCGCCAGCCGGGCCGAGCTGCGCATGTTGCGCCTCTTGGGGGCCGACGCCATCGGCATGAGCATGGTCCCCGAGGTGATCGCCCTGCGCCACCTGGGGGCGAGGGTCTTAGGGCTATCCACGATCACCGACATGGCCCTCCCCGACTCCACCCACCACGCCACCGAGCAGGAGGTGCTCGAGGTCGCAGCCCGCACCGGAGCTACCTTCCGTAAGTTCGTGCGGGGGATTTTGGCGGCGATGTAG
- a CDS encoding BamA/OMP85 family outer membrane protein, with protein sequence MKRALALVFVVVSLALAAPIQDLEIRGGDPVLQALARIALPFGVGDEPGDLEAARKAVLDSGFFREVKVSLEGNKLVVELTPNPPINAIAIDSKALPQNVAQQFLLNEFALGPGATYNPKRANEAAQGLSQYYRQQGFPFSPVVTVEVSTVAQGVNLTFKVQENPELKKVELDNPTFVPKERLEPIVQAIAQGGRFDFERYRSAFEQIAQIYAQAGFRGSGVDVGSTVLEDGILKVRLRELKVAEIQANGLDVANLGLKPGDPFNYDRLLDGINALTKATGRQIGFRAESVGNDQVRLILEPGEQTYGPIREVRIVGATAIPEARLRAALRLKPGDIFNPALANEDFGRLLNLYRSEGYEIVAQPKITFENGIYTQTLTEVKIGGYKLNWSGPHRTQDEVILRELPKPGTLFSARAFLNGLSNVLRTGVLAEPPSRTVEPGEKPDEIIIVLGLKEGRTGAFVPSIGWSSLEGWSGSVIYREGNLWGLNHKLSAELSFGFNESGDNFSLSLGYQIPWLYLDFADFKEVRTATSFSIFTRPVPNFDLYDSSDNKTGWQYTQRSTGFEFGLSRPLSADLPNLRLGASLRYEYKSPSLEIYDPNRPCVNDPSNTQKPQCSDPGYTGVTESQAQALLPPPSNNLSLGLSATYSNADNPGFPTQGFGASAQTSYVLTLPRSGNGSQYIPFSITGKTYWGLDQAKRQALALRVSTGTILGVAGTIPNESLYGVGGTLDEALTLRGYDPRFQTGRYFFTSSLEYRYDFRFSENGGTNIIGVAFTDLGTAWGSTANPQPQLHMGFGLGIQLDLDLFGALLPSIRFDYGVGFVEGRAEGKFHFRLGPLF encoded by the coding sequence ATGAAACGTGCTCTAGCTCTCGTTTTTGTAGTGGTGAGCCTGGCGCTAGCCGCACCGATTCAAGACCTCGAAATTCGGGGCGGCGACCCGGTGCTCCAGGCCCTAGCCCGCATTGCCCTACCGTTTGGCGTGGGCGATGAGCCTGGCGACCTCGAGGCGGCCCGCAAAGCCGTATTGGATTCGGGATTTTTCCGCGAGGTTAAAGTGAGCCTGGAGGGTAACAAGCTAGTAGTTGAGCTGACCCCCAACCCCCCCATTAACGCCATCGCTATCGATAGCAAGGCACTTCCACAAAACGTAGCCCAGCAGTTTTTACTCAACGAGTTCGCCTTGGGGCCGGGGGCGACCTATAACCCCAAGCGAGCCAATGAAGCTGCCCAGGGGCTCTCGCAGTATTACCGTCAGCAAGGCTTTCCCTTCAGCCCGGTAGTGACCGTAGAGGTCAGTACCGTGGCCCAGGGGGTCAACCTGACCTTCAAAGTTCAGGAAAATCCCGAACTCAAAAAGGTCGAGCTGGATAACCCCACGTTTGTGCCCAAGGAGCGGCTCGAGCCCATCGTTCAGGCCATCGCGCAGGGTGGCCGCTTCGACTTCGAACGTTACCGCTCGGCCTTCGAACAAATCGCTCAGATCTACGCCCAAGCAGGGTTCCGCGGCAGCGGAGTAGATGTGGGCAGCACTGTGCTGGAAGATGGAATCCTCAAGGTGCGGCTACGCGAACTCAAGGTGGCGGAGATCCAGGCCAATGGACTGGATGTGGCCAACCTGGGGCTCAAGCCGGGCGACCCCTTCAACTACGACCGCCTCCTGGATGGGATCAACGCACTCACCAAAGCTACCGGGCGGCAGATCGGCTTCCGCGCCGAGTCGGTGGGGAACGACCAAGTTCGCCTGATCCTCGAGCCGGGTGAGCAGACCTATGGCCCCATCCGCGAGGTCCGCATCGTGGGGGCCACCGCTATCCCGGAAGCCAGGCTTAGGGCGGCCTTACGCCTCAAACCAGGCGATATCTTTAACCCGGCTTTGGCTAACGAGGACTTCGGACGTCTGCTGAACCTCTACCGCAGCGAGGGCTACGAGATCGTGGCCCAGCCCAAAATCACCTTTGAGAACGGGATCTATACCCAAACCCTTACCGAAGTCAAGATCGGGGGGTACAAACTCAACTGGTCCGGGCCCCACCGTACCCAAGACGAGGTGATCCTACGCGAGCTACCCAAGCCGGGCACCCTCTTCTCGGCCCGGGCTTTCCTCAATGGGCTTTCTAACGTGCTGCGCACCGGGGTCTTGGCCGAGCCGCCTTCACGCACGGTGGAACCGGGGGAGAAACCCGATGAGATCATCATCGTGCTGGGCCTCAAAGAAGGGCGCACCGGAGCCTTCGTGCCCTCCATCGGCTGGAGCAGCCTCGAGGGCTGGAGCGGCTCGGTCATCTACCGCGAGGGGAACCTGTGGGGCCTCAACCACAAGCTGAGCGCCGAGCTTTCCTTCGGGTTCAACGAGTCCGGCGATAACTTCTCGCTCTCGCTGGGTTACCAGATTCCCTGGCTCTATCTGGACTTTGCCGACTTCAAAGAAGTCCGCACCGCAACCAGCTTCAGCATCTTCACCCGACCGGTCCCCAACTTTGATCTCTACGACTCAAGCGACAACAAAACCGGCTGGCAGTACACCCAGCGCAGCACCGGCTTCGAGTTCGGGCTCTCCCGCCCGCTCTCCGCCGACCTGCCCAACCTGCGGCTGGGCGCTTCCTTGCGCTACGAGTACAAGTCTCCCAGCCTCGAGATCTACGACCCTAACCGCCCCTGCGTCAACGACCCCAGCAACACCCAAAAGCCGCAGTGCAGCGACCCCGGCTACACCGGCGTAACCGAGAGCCAGGCTCAAGCCCTGCTCCCCCCTCCCAGCAACAACCTCTCCTTGGGTCTTTCTGCCACCTACTCCAACGCCGATAACCCCGGCTTCCCCACCCAGGGCTTTGGCGCCAGCGCCCAGACCAGCTACGTGCTGACCCTCCCCCGTAGCGGGAACGGTTCGCAGTACATCCCCTTCAGCATCACTGGCAAAACTTACTGGGGCCTGGATCAAGCCAAACGCCAAGCCCTTGCCCTGCGGGTCTCTACCGGGACCATACTAGGGGTGGCGGGTACCATCCCCAACGAGTCCCTCTACGGGGTGGGCGGTACCCTTGACGAAGCCCTAACGTTACGTGGCTACGATCCGCGATTCCAGACCGGGCGGTACTTTTTCACCAGTTCGCTCGAGTATCGCTACGACTTCCGCTTCTCCGAAAATGGCGGCACTAACATCATCGGGGTTGCCTTTACCGACCTAGGCACAGCCTGGGGAAGCACGGCCAACCCCCAACCCCAGCTGCACATGGGGTTCGGCCTAGGCATCCAGCTCGACTTAGACCTCTTTGGAGCCCTGCTGCCTTCGATCCGTTTTGACTATGGGGTGGGGTTTGTAGAGGGGCGGGCCGAAGGAAAGTTTCACTTCCGCCTGGGGCCGCTATTTTGA
- a CDS encoding adenylate/guanylate cyclase domain-containing protein, with protein MRCPDCGHHSYDAGNCGCGSNYGFATPLRGERSISRSNGEHDLVHERRWVTVVFFDLSRFSEFALENPLETTWKAVQRSLSEAATQVRRHGGHVDKYLGDGLLAVFGAPRSRENDAGAALEAALAMVTGSPLPARAGVASGLVLRAPLGDGQAGESTVLGPAVNLAQRLSQAAPPGEVWADAVTLRLAAHCRHHPLEPQVFKGQGGPLRPHRYLGMVDGVPPRCAAKEAAAQAGERVHDLIGREAEILRLHEALEAARRGLGQHLALVGPLGSGKTHLARHFLGQLPAGVRGVLAPRFSKEGSLRHSLHLALRNLIEGDVGEWLARTPLAPSLKQALAYSVGLLPQAPAPKPELDQLTVEGWLWLLEWLSESQPLVILLEDLHAADPFLVELLRHRPRGRVLLLSTSRRNIWEEGSVEVLEVAPLDEASALACARRLRPDLGEAAQQILALKSRGLPLMLQALSRSQGNQDPLADLAAWGSWAFQSRLDSLPRSARTALLCIAVLGEGAEAALVRHLLGSEAHLSRLLNEGFLNTCLPTGQSSECQGERLVFAVPYLRETALTLVSPEQAKRWWIQAAGWCQGTGHVEQAALYLSMAGEQTAAFRLWRLVAQERWFQGRRAEALEAYNEALLIAPSPALNRSLRQEVARRLLEVGQALQALGWLEALEDEASEALRAQARLQIQAQKVTQYDILGDILRPGTN; from the coding sequence ATGCGCTGTCCTGACTGCGGTCACCATTCCTACGATGCCGGAAACTGCGGGTGCGGCAGCAACTACGGGTTCGCCACCCCGCTTCGCGGCGAAAGAAGCATCTCGCGAAGCAACGGCGAGCACGATCTGGTTCACGAGCGCCGCTGGGTAACCGTAGTCTTTTTTGATCTCTCCCGCTTTAGCGAGTTCGCGCTCGAGAATCCCCTCGAGACCACCTGGAAAGCCGTACAGCGCTCGCTCTCGGAGGCCGCAACCCAGGTCCGCCGCCACGGTGGACACGTCGATAAGTACTTAGGCGATGGGCTCCTGGCGGTATTCGGCGCCCCCCGCAGCCGCGAAAACGATGCCGGGGCTGCCCTGGAAGCAGCACTCGCCATGGTAACCGGGAGCCCCCTCCCGGCCCGCGCCGGGGTCGCCAGCGGGCTGGTGTTGCGGGCCCCCCTGGGAGATGGGCAAGCGGGGGAATCCACGGTATTGGGACCAGCCGTGAACTTGGCCCAGCGGCTCTCCCAGGCTGCGCCGCCCGGGGAAGTCTGGGCTGACGCGGTTACCCTGCGGCTGGCCGCGCACTGCCGCCATCATCCCCTCGAGCCCCAGGTCTTCAAAGGCCAGGGCGGCCCCCTGCGCCCCCACCGCTACCTGGGCATGGTTGACGGAGTCCCACCCCGCTGCGCGGCGAAAGAAGCGGCTGCGCAAGCAGGGGAACGCGTACATGATCTGATAGGGCGCGAGGCCGAAATTCTCCGGCTGCATGAGGCCCTCGAGGCTGCCCGGCGCGGCTTAGGCCAACACTTAGCCCTAGTAGGCCCCTTGGGTAGCGGTAAAACTCATCTGGCCCGGCATTTTCTGGGCCAACTCCCCGCCGGGGTGCGGGGCGTTCTAGCTCCCCGATTCAGCAAGGAAGGCTCGCTACGGCATAGCCTCCACCTGGCCCTGCGCAACCTGATCGAGGGGGACGTGGGGGAGTGGCTGGCGCGAACTCCCTTAGCTCCTTCCCTCAAGCAGGCCCTGGCCTACAGTGTAGGCTTGCTGCCCCAAGCTCCTGCTCCTAAACCCGAGCTGGACCAACTGACGGTAGAAGGCTGGTTATGGCTCTTGGAGTGGCTCTCCGAATCCCAGCCGCTGGTGATTCTACTGGAGGACCTCCACGCCGCTGACCCTTTCCTGGTCGAACTGCTCCGCCATCGTCCGCGCGGACGAGTCCTGCTCCTGAGCACTTCCCGGCGCAACATATGGGAAGAAGGGAGCGTCGAGGTGCTGGAAGTGGCACCCCTAGACGAGGCTAGCGCCCTGGCCTGTGCGCGCAGATTGCGCCCCGACCTGGGTGAGGCAGCCCAGCAGATCCTGGCTCTCAAGAGCCGTGGCCTGCCCTTGATGCTCCAGGCCCTCTCGCGTAGCCAGGGAAACCAAGACCCCTTGGCGGACTTGGCTGCTTGGGGAAGCTGGGCCTTCCAGTCGCGGCTGGACAGCTTGCCCCGCTCCGCCCGAACCGCCCTGCTGTGTATAGCTGTGCTGGGCGAGGGAGCCGAAGCGGCGTTGGTGCGCCACTTGCTGGGTAGCGAGGCTCACCTCAGCCGTTTGCTGAACGAGGGCTTCCTAAATACATGTTTGCCCACCGGGCAAAGCAGCGAGTGCCAAGGGGAGCGGCTCGTGTTTGCCGTTCCCTACTTGCGCGAGACCGCCCTGACCCTGGTGAGTCCCGAGCAAGCTAAACGGTGGTGGATCCAGGCCGCCGGGTGGTGCCAGGGTACAGGCCATGTCGAACAGGCTGCCCTTTATTTGAGCATGGCCGGGGAGCAGACCGCCGCCTTCCGGTTGTGGCGGCTAGTAGCCCAAGAACGCTGGTTCCAAGGCCGCAGAGCTGAGGCCCTGGAGGCCTACAATGAAGCCTTGCTCATCGCCCCCAGTCCGGCCCTGAACCGCAGCCTCCGCCAAGAAGTGGCCCGCCGCTTGTTAGAAGTGGGGCAGGCCCTGCAAGCCCTGGGTTGGCTGGAAGCCCTCGAGGACGAGGCCAGTGAGGCGCTCAGGGCCCAAGCCCGCCTACAAATCCAAGCCCAAAAAGTCACCCAGTACGACATTCTGGGCGATATCCTACGACCTGGGACGAACTGA